Part of the Chloroflexota bacterium genome is shown below.
CACCGGTGTTGAGCATCGCTCATGAGGCGGGCAAAGTTGAACGGCATCCGAGCCACAATGCCCGCGAAGATGATGAGGGAAAGCCCCTGGTTCCGCAGCCCGTATTCGGAAATCAGTTCGCCCAACCAGATGGCGAACATCGTCCCGGCCGTCATGGCGATAATCACCGTCAGGGTGGGGATCAGGTCAGCGCCACTCCAGCCAAAGTGCCGCAGCACTGGCCGGCCGCCTGCAAAGGCCGAGAAGAGGCTGATCTGCCCCAGGGCCTGCAAGGCTGCCATCGGAATGGAGAGGATGTAAGTCCAGCGCTCCATCCACTTCTGACCTTCCCGCGGGTCCTCGTCCATCCGGGCTTTCCACGAAGGGATGATGGGGACGAGGATTTGCAGAATAATCTGCGCGGTGATGTAGGGGTATACCCCCATCGCGAGCACCGAGAACTGCGAAACCGTACCGCCGGAAAGCAGGTCGAGCAGGCCCACGAAAGCGCCCTGAGAGCCACCCGCATTGAGGATGCTCTTCAAGACGGCGTGGTCCACGCCCGGCACAGGCACGTGCGCTGCAAGGCGGTAGAGCAGCAAAATGCCCATGGTGATGAGCAGTTTGCGGCGCAGGTCGGGGGCCATCCAGAGGTAGCGCCAAGCCGATCGTTTCATGCAAGGCTCCTTCGGTCAAGGGTCGCCCAGAGGCTTAGGAAGCGATAATTTCCACCGAGCCGCCTGCGGCCTCGATTTTGGCCCGGGCGCTCTTGCTCACGCGGTGGGCTTTGACTTTGAGGGGCACCGTGACTTCACCCCGCCCCAAAATCACCACCGGGTTCCTGGGGTTGCTGAGGAAGCCTTTTTCGGCCAACACCTCAGGGGTAATTTCGCTATTTGCGGGGAAATCGGCCAGGCGCTCCAGGTTCACCTCGTTATATTCCACGCGGTTGATGGGGGTAAAGCCGCGCTTGAAAGGCAAACGGCGGAAGAACGGCAGGTTGCCGCCCTGATGGTACAGGCGGGTGCCGCCGCCCGCGCGCGCGCCCTGGCCCTTGGTGCCGCGGCCAGCAGTTTTACCCTGCCCGGCCGCGATGCCCCGGCCCACGCGCTTGCGGTTCCGCTTTGCGCCGCGGTTGGGTCGCAATTCATGCAGTTTCATGGCTACGCACTCTCCTCCACACGGACGAGGTGGCGCACCTTCGCCACCATCCCCCGAATGACGGGGTTGTCTTCATGTTCCACAGTCTGGTGCATTCGGCGCAAACCCAGCGCCCGCAAAGTGCCTTTCTGGCGCTTGTTGTAACCAATCGGGCTTTTCACCAGGGTAATGCGCAAAGTTTTCTGCTTAGTCATGGCGCTTGTTCCTCCGGTCCCAGAAGGGCAGCACCTCTTCAGGTTTCTTGCCGCGCACTTTGGCGACCTCTTCCACCGATTTGAGTTGCTCCAAGGCCTGCATGGTGGCCTTGACCACGTTGAGCAGGTTGTTGCTTCCCAAAGATTTGGTGAGGATGTCGCGGACGCCTACGGCTTCCAGCACGGCGCGCACACCGCCGCCAGCGATCACGCCCGTACCGGGGGAAGCCGGTTTCAGCAGCACCCGGGCACCGCCCACTTCGCCGATCACCTCATGAGGAATGGTGGTGTCGTAGAGGTTGATTTTCTTGAGGTTACGGCGGGCGCGTTCGGAAGCCTTCCGCACCGCATCGGGCACGGCGCCAGCCTTGCCAATGCCAATGCCCACCCGGCCGCGGTGGTCGCCGACCACAACCGTCGCGCGGAAAGTAAACCGCCGACCGCCCTTGACCACTTTCGCCACGCGGGCAATTTCAACGGTGCGCTCTTCCAGTTCGTCTTCTGCCTGTGCAGCAGGTTGATACTGAGCCATAACGTTCTCCTCGCCTTAGAATTCCAGGCCGCCTTCGCGGGCACCGTCGGCCAGGGCTTTCACACGGCCGATGTACTGATAACCACCACGGTCGAACACCACCGTTTTGATGCCGACGGCCAGGGCGCGCTCGGCAATTGCCTTGCCCACCAGCCGGGCTTGTTCGGTCTTGTTCAGTCCTTCCATCTGGGCGCGCAGTTCCTTGTCGATGGTGGAAGCCGCCACCAGGGTGCGCCCCGCTTCATCGTCGATGACCTGGGCGTAGATGTGCCCCAGGCTGCGGAAGACGTTCAACCGCGGGCGTTCCGGCGTCCCATGGATCTTTTTGCGCACCCGCAGGTGGCGCCGAATTCGTGCCTCTCGTCGGGTTTTCTTAGCCATTTTCAACCTCGCTCCTACACCTTGCCGGCCTTGCCAGCCTTGCGGCGGACCGCCTCGCCCGCGTAGCGAATGCCTTTGCCCTTGTAGGGTTCCGGCGGGCGCACCTTGCGGATATCCGCGGCCACCTGGCCGACCCGCTGTTTGTCGTAGCCCCGGACGATGATGCGCATCGGGCGGGATTTGGTATCCACCTCAAACTCAATGCCTTCCGGCGGGGTCACCGGCACCGGGTGAGAAAAGCCAACATGCAGCACCAGGTCTTTGCCTTTCATTTCGGCCCGGTAGCCCACACCGTGGATTTCCAACACTTTTTCAAAGCCCTGGCTGACGCCCACCACCATGTTGTTGATGAGGGCGCGGGTCATCCCGTGCCAGGCGCGGTGCTGACGCTCATCCGACGGGCGTTCCACGGTGATGGCTTTCTCTTCCGGTTTGTAGGTAATTTTCATCGCCGCGGGGAAGGTGTGGGCCAGTTCGCCTTTCGGCCCCTTCACCCGCACGTGCGAGCCCTTGATTTCTACCTGCACGCTATCCGGCACAGGTACGGGCAAACGTCCAATACGAGACACGCTCAACCTCCTTTCGGCCACTGGCGTCGCGCAGGCGCGCCAGGTCGTTCCGAAATGGTGAAATTTACCAGATTTTGCAAATGACTTCGCCGCCGACGCCCAACTTTCGGGCCCGCTCGCTGGTCATCACGCCTTTAGGGGTGCTCACAATCGCAATCCCCAGGCCGGAACGCACCCACGGCAATTCGGCCTTGCCCGCGTAAACCCGGCGACCGGGTTTGCTCACCCGCTCCAGGCCTTCGATGACAGGGCGCCGCTGACGGCGTTCCCCAACATATTTCAGGCGAATCCGCAACGTTTTGTGGCTGGGGCGGTCTTTGTCTTGCAGCACCTGGTAGCCGTCAATGTAGCCCTCTTCTTTGAGAATGCGGGCAATGGCCACCTTCATCTTGGAACTGGGCATTTCCACCTGGGTATGCCCCGCCATTTGCGCGTTGCGAATGCGCGTCAACATATCCGCAATGGGATCGGTCATCGTCATCGTTACCACCTCCGCCCGACTACCAAGAAGCCTTGGTGACGCCGGGGATTTTACCCTCTAAGGCCAATTCGCGGAAACAAATCCGGCACACCCCAAACTTGCGCATATAACCGCGCGGGCGGCCACAGATACGGCAGCGATTGCGCACACGGGTGGGGTACTTCCGGCGCTGTTCGCGGTAAATCATGCACTTCTTGGCCATAACTACCCTTCCTTCCTGAACGGCATACCCAGCAGGGTCAGCAATTGACGGCCTTCTTCGTCGTTGCGGGCTGTGGTCACAATGGTGATTTCCATGCCGCGCACTTTGTCGATTTTGTCGTAGTCGATTTCCGGGAAGATGAGTTGTTCCCGAAGGCCCAAGGTGTAGTTTCCCCGCCCGTCAAAAGCGTTGGGGGAAACCCCGCGGAAGTCACGCACCCGGGGCAGGGCGACGTTCATCAACCGGTCGAGGAAGGCCCACATCTTGTCGCCACGCAGGGTGACCTTGACGCCAATGGCCCGCCCTTCGCGCAGTTTGAATGCCGCCACGCTCTTGCGCGCTTTGGTGATGATGGGCTTCTGACCGGTGATGGTGGCAATATCCTGGACGGCGTAATCCAATGCTTTGGCATTATCTAACGCCTCGCCCAGGCCGATGTTGACCACCACCTTGGTAATGCGCGGCACTTGCATGATGTTGTCCAGCCCCAACGATTTCATCAAGGCCGGCACCACTTCATTTCGGTACTTTTCCTCTAAACGCATCATGGTTCGTCTCCTTACCGGCCTATTCAATCACCGCACCGCAGCGCTTGCAATAGCGTTCCGCAATGCCTTCGGTACGATGGACGCCCACGCGGGTGGCTTCCCCGCATTTCGGGCACACCAGCATGACGTTGGAAATATCAATCGGGGCTTCAAATTCAATGATGCCCGGCGTGATGGTTTGGCCCTGGGCCTGCACCTGTTGCTGGTGCTTCTTGCGAATGTTGACACCCTGGACGACCACCCGACGCTCGCGCGGCAGCACCCGAATCACTTCGCCTTTTTTGCCTTTGTCGCGACCGGCAATCACCAACACGGTGTCGCCTTTACGAATCTTCACTTTCACGGCTCACACTCCTCACAGCACTTCGGGGGCCAGGGAAACGATCTTCATGAAGCCCTTTTCGCGCAGTTCCCGCGCCACCGGCCCGAAGATACGGGTGCCCTTGGGGTTGACGCCGTCGTTGTCGAGAATGACCGCGGCGTTGTCGTCGAAACGAATGTGGGAACCGTCTTCGCGCCGCCACTCCTTGGCGCAACGCACCACCACAGCCCGCACGATGTCGCTTTTCTTCACCGAGCCGTTAGGGGTGGCCGACTTGACCGTCGCCACCACCACATCGCCCACGCGGCCATAGCGGCGCTTGGAACCGCCCAACACGCGGATCACCAGGATCTCTTTGGCGCCGGTGTTATCGGCAACCTTCAAGCGCGATTCTTGCTGAATCATGCTTCGGCCTCCTGCTCGGCCACGACGTCTTCATTGCCGCGCGCCCGCCGCACGATGGCTTCCACAACCCAATGCTTGGTTTTGGAAATCGGGCGGCTTTCCACAATGCGCACCTGGTCGCCTACCTGGGCGCCCAGTTCGTCGTGGGCCTTGTATTTCTTGTGCGTGCGCACGACCTTCTTGTAGAGCGGATGCCGGAAAGCACGGCTTACCCGCACCACGACCGTCTTGTCCATCTTGTCGGAAATCACGACACCCGTAAGTCGCCGACGCTTGTTCATGCTTCACCTTCCTCGGCAAATGCTTCCAATTCCCGCTCCCGCAAGATGGTCAGGTAGCGGGCGATCTGGCGGCGGGTCCGACGCAGGGCGTTGGTATCGACCAACTCACCGGTTGTCTTCTGAAAACGCAGGTGCATCAGTTCTTCCCGCGCCTCGGCCAGCCGCGCTTCGATTTCCTCAGTGGAAAGTTTGCGAATCTCTGAGGCTTTCATGCTTCCTCCAACCCTTCGCGGACGACGATCTTGGTCTTCACCGAGAGTTTATAGGAAGCCAGGCGCAGCGCCTCTTTTGCCACGGCTTCGGGCACACCGGCGATTTCGAACATCACCCGTCCCGGTTTGACCACCGCCACCCAAAATTCCACGTTCCCCTTACCGGAACCCATGCGGGTTTCGGCCGGCTTTTTGGTGACCGGTTTGTCGGGGAAGATGCGAATCCAGATTTTCCCACGGCGGCGCATATGGCGCACCATCGCACGGCGGGCGGCTTCGATCTGGCGGGCGGAAATCCACCCCGGCTCCAGGGCCTGCAGGCCGTAATCGCCGAAGTGCACCTCTGCACCCCGCAGCGCCTTGCCTTTCATGCGGCCGCGCATCTGCTTGCGGTATTTGACGCGTTTAGGCATCAACATGGTTTCTACTCCTCTCGCGGCGGGAACCGCCGAGACTACTCGCTCACATACACGCCTTCGGTGGCAACCGGCGCTTCTTCTTCCACCTCGGGCAGCACATCACCTTTGTAAATCCACACTTTCACGCCGATCCGGCCGTAAGTGGTCAGGGCTTCCGCCTTGGCATAGTCGATATCGGCCCGCAGGGTTTGCAGCGGCACCCGACCGTCACGCAGCCACACGGTGCGTGCCATCTCTGCACCCGCCAGGCGGCCCGATACCTGAATTTTGATGCCCTTGGCGCCCTGGCGCATGGCCTGCTGAATCGCCCGCTGCATCGCCCGCCGGTAACTCACCCGGCGCGAGAGCTGGTCGGCGATGTTGTGCGCCACCAGGTAGGCATCCAGGTCAGGAACCTTGATTTCGTTGATGTCCACATCCACCTTCGAGCCCACCAGGCCCTCTAACGAGGTGCGCAGTTGCTTGATGGTGGCGCCTTTGCGGCCAATCAGAATGCCCGGCTTGGCCGTGTGCACCGTGATTTTCACTTTGGCCGGGAAACGTTCGATTTCAATGCGGGAAATCCCTGCCCGCGGTGCCTGCTCGCGAATCAGGCGGCGGATAGCCAGGTCCTGGTGCAGTTGCTCCCGGTATTGCGGCCCTTCCGCGAACCAGCGGCCTTCCCAGGTCTTGTTGATCTTCAGACGAAAGCCAATCGGATGTACTTTGCGACCCATAAATGACTCCTATTCCTCTTCGTGCTCGCGCAGAATCACGGTGATGTGCGAGGAGCGCTTGAGAATGGGCTTGAAGCGCCCCCGCGCGCCGAAGCGTCGCCACTTGCGGGTAGGGCCTTCATCTGCAAAGATGCGGTAGATGTAAAGGTCCTCACGGTTCAAACCGAAGTTCTCTTCGGCGTTCGCGATAGCCGAAGCGATAAGTTTGTACACCGGACGCGCCGCGCTGTGCGGCATGAAGCGCAGCATTTCCAGCGCTTCGTCGGCGTCCTTCCCCCGCACCAGGTTGATCACCCGGCGGGCTTTGAAAGGCGAGACGGGAACATAACGCGCTTTTGCGCGGACATCGATCGCCATGGCCTATCTCCTCTTCTTCTTTTCTACGATATGCCCACGGAAAGTCCGCGTCGGCGCAAATTCGCCGAGTTTGTGCCCGACCATGTTTTCGGTGATGTAGATGGGCACATGGCGGCGGCCATTGTGCACGGCAATCGTGTGGCCGACCATTTGGGGGAAGATGGTGCTCGCGCGGCTCCAGGTGCGAATGACTTTCTTTTCACCGCGGGCGTTCATTTCCTCAATCTTGCGGAGCAACTTCGGGGCTACGTAAGGCCCTTTTTTCAGGGAACGTCCCATATTTCAACCTCCAACCAAACCCACGCGCTTAGCGGCGTTTCTTGCTGCGTCGGCGCACGATGTATTTATCGGTCTTCTTGTTGCGGCGCGTCTTGGCGCCCAGGGTCGGTTTACCCCACGGCGATTTGGGGCCGGGCAAACCGATGGGCTGGCGGCCTTCACCACCCCCGTGGGGATGGTCGCGCGGCGACATCGCCGAACCGCGCACCGTGGGGCGAATGCCCATGTGGCGCTTGCGCCCGGCCTTGCCCAACTTGATGTTGCTGTGCTCCACATTGCCCACCTGGCCGATGGTGGCGTAGCATTCCTGCCGCACCAACCGCACCTCGCCCGAAGGCAGGCGGATGTGAGCGTAGTCACCTTCCTTAGCCAGCAACTGCGCCGAGGACCCCGCCGAGCGCACCAGTTGCCCGCCGCGGCCAGGGTACAGCTCGATGTTGTGAATCATCGTGCCCGTGGGGATGTTGGCAATCGGCATCGCGTTGCCGGGGCGAATTTCGGCTTCCGGCCCGGCCAGCACCGTATCGCCTACCTGCAGGCCCAACGGGGCGATGATGTAGCGCTTTTCCCCATCGGCGTAGTGCAGCAGGGCAATGCGCGCCGTGCGATTGGGGTCATATTCGATCGCGGCCACCCTTGCAGGGATGCCGCGCTTGTCGCGCTTGAAGTCGATGATGCGATAGTAGCGCTTGTTGCCGCCGCCCTGGTGCCGCACCGTGACCCGGCCGTAAACGTTGCGCCCGGCGTGCTTCTTGAGGGGCTCGATCAGCGAGCGCTCCGGCTTGGTCTTGGTGATTTCTTCGAAAGTGTAGCCCAGCATCCCGCGACGGCCAGGCGTAATTGGTTTATATTTCTTGATACCCATCACTTCACCCCTTCAAAGAGGTCGATCGTCTCACCGGGGGCCAAAGTCACAATGGCTTTTTTGTACCCGCGCCGGCGAATGCCCATGCGGCGGTTACGCCAGCGGCGCGTCTGCTTGGCAGGCATGTTCATCACCCGCACCTTTTCCACCGTCACGTTGAAGAAGGTTTCCACCGCCTCTTTGATCATCGGCTTGGTGGCGTCTTCGGCAACCTCAAAGACATATTGCCCGAGGTGCGTGTGCTGGTAG
Proteins encoded:
- a CDS encoding 50S ribosomal protein L15, whose protein sequence is MKLHELRPNRGAKRNRKRVGRGIAAGQGKTAGRGTKGQGARAGGGTRLYHQGGNLPFFRRLPFKRGFTPINRVEYNEVNLERLADFPANSEITPEVLAEKGFLSNPRNPVVILGRGEVTVPLKVKAHRVSKSARAKIEAAGGSVEIIAS
- a CDS encoding 50S ribosomal protein L30, with the protein product MTKQKTLRITLVKSPIGYNKRQKGTLRALGLRRMHQTVEHEDNPVIRGMVAKVRHLVRVEESA
- a CDS encoding 30S ribosomal protein S5, translated to MAQYQPAAQAEDELEERTVEIARVAKVVKGGRRFTFRATVVVGDHRGRVGIGIGKAGAVPDAVRKASERARRNLKKINLYDTTIPHEVIGEVGGARVLLKPASPGTGVIAGGGVRAVLEAVGVRDILTKSLGSNNLLNVVKATMQALEQLKSVEEVAKVRGKKPEEVLPFWDRRNKRHD
- a CDS encoding 50S ribosomal protein L18, producing the protein MAKKTRREARIRRHLRVRKKIHGTPERPRLNVFRSLGHIYAQVIDDEAGRTLVAASTIDKELRAQMEGLNKTEQARLVGKAIAERALAVGIKTVVFDRGGYQYIGRVKALADGAREGGLEF
- a CDS encoding 50S ribosomal protein L6, with protein sequence MSRIGRLPVPVPDSVQVEIKGSHVRVKGPKGELAHTFPAAMKITYKPEEKAITVERPSDERQHRAWHGMTRALINNMVVGVSQGFEKVLEIHGVGYRAEMKGKDLVLHVGFSHPVPVTPPEGIEFEVDTKSRPMRIIVRGYDKQRVGQVAADIRKVRPPEPYKGKGIRYAGEAVRRKAGKAGKV
- a CDS encoding 30S ribosomal protein S8, encoding MTMTDPIADMLTRIRNAQMAGHTQVEMPSSKMKVAIARILKEEGYIDGYQVLQDKDRPSHKTLRIRLKYVGERRQRRPVIEGLERVSKPGRRVYAGKAELPWVRSGLGIAIVSTPKGVMTSERARKLGVGGEVICKIW
- a CDS encoding type Z 30S ribosomal protein S14, giving the protein MAKKCMIYREQRRKYPTRVRNRCRICGRPRGYMRKFGVCRICFRELALEGKIPGVTKASW
- a CDS encoding 50S ribosomal protein L5, whose protein sequence is MMRLEEKYRNEVVPALMKSLGLDNIMQVPRITKVVVNIGLGEALDNAKALDYAVQDIATITGQKPIITKARKSVAAFKLREGRAIGVKVTLRGDKMWAFLDRLMNVALPRVRDFRGVSPNAFDGRGNYTLGLREQLIFPEIDYDKIDKVRGMEITIVTTARNDEEGRQLLTLLGMPFRKEG
- a CDS encoding 50S ribosomal protein L24; translation: MKVKIRKGDTVLVIAGRDKGKKGEVIRVLPRERRVVVQGVNIRKKHQQQVQAQGQTITPGIIEFEAPIDISNVMLVCPKCGEATRVGVHRTEGIAERYCKRCGAVIE
- a CDS encoding 50S ribosomal protein L14; protein product: MIQQESRLKVADNTGAKEILVIRVLGGSKRRYGRVGDVVVATVKSATPNGSVKKSDIVRAVVVRCAKEWRREDGSHIRFDDNAAVILDNDGVNPKGTRIFGPVARELREKGFMKIVSLAPEVL
- a CDS encoding 30S ribosomal protein S17 translates to MNKRRRLTGVVISDKMDKTVVVRVSRAFRHPLYKKVVRTHKKYKAHDELGAQVGDQVRIVESRPISKTKHWVVEAIVRRARGNEDVVAEQEAEA
- a CDS encoding 50S ribosomal protein L29 translates to MKASEIRKLSTEEIEARLAEAREELMHLRFQKTTGELVDTNALRRTRRQIARYLTILRERELEAFAEEGEA
- a CDS encoding 50S ribosomal protein L16 — encoded protein: MLMPKRVKYRKQMRGRMKGKALRGAEVHFGDYGLQALEPGWISARQIEAARRAMVRHMRRRGKIWIRIFPDKPVTKKPAETRMGSGKGNVEFWVAVVKPGRVMFEIAGVPEAVAKEALRLASYKLSVKTKIVVREGLEEA
- a CDS encoding 30S ribosomal protein S3 → MGRKVHPIGFRLKINKTWEGRWFAEGPQYREQLHQDLAIRRLIREQAPRAGISRIEIERFPAKVKITVHTAKPGILIGRKGATIKQLRTSLEGLVGSKVDVDINEIKVPDLDAYLVAHNIADQLSRRVSYRRAMQRAIQQAMRQGAKGIKIQVSGRLAGAEMARTVWLRDGRVPLQTLRADIDYAKAEALTTYGRIGVKVWIYKGDVLPEVEEEAPVATEGVYVSE
- a CDS encoding 50S ribosomal protein L22, which encodes MAIDVRAKARYVPVSPFKARRVINLVRGKDADEALEMLRFMPHSAARPVYKLIASAIANAEENFGLNREDLYIYRIFADEGPTRKWRRFGARGRFKPILKRSSHITVILREHEEE
- a CDS encoding 30S ribosomal protein S19 — protein: MGRSLKKGPYVAPKLLRKIEEMNARGEKKVIRTWSRASTIFPQMVGHTIAVHNGRRHVPIYITENMVGHKLGEFAPTRTFRGHIVEKKKRR
- a CDS encoding 50S ribosomal protein L2, translating into MGIKKYKPITPGRRGMLGYTFEEITKTKPERSLIEPLKKHAGRNVYGRVTVRHQGGGNKRYYRIIDFKRDKRGIPARVAAIEYDPNRTARIALLHYADGEKRYIIAPLGLQVGDTVLAGPEAEIRPGNAMPIANIPTGTMIHNIELYPGRGGQLVRSAGSSAQLLAKEGDYAHIRLPSGEVRLVRQECYATIGQVGNVEHSNIKLGKAGRKRHMGIRPTVRGSAMSPRDHPHGGGEGRQPIGLPGPKSPWGKPTLGAKTRRNKKTDKYIVRRRSKKRR
- a CDS encoding 50S ribosomal protein L23 — its product is MTTIYDVLRRPIITEKSNYQHTHLGQYVFEVAEDATKPMIKEAVETFFNVTVEKVRVMNMPAKQTRRWRNRRMGIRRRGYKKAIVTLAPGETIDLFEGVK